A section of the Diabrotica virgifera virgifera chromosome 8, PGI_DIABVI_V3a genome encodes:
- the LOC126890318 gene encoding protein GVQW3-like — protein sequence MEKIKYRAVIEFLFFGGLKVKEIYERMLKVYKDSSPSISTVQRWVAEFKRGRTSLADDPRQDRPKTVTAPEIVAKIQDMVLQHRRVTERDLVEALGISLGSITNILTEVLGFRKLCSQWVRIL from the coding sequence ATGGAAAAAATCAAGTATCGTGcagtgattgaatttttattttttggaggtttaAAAGTAAAGGAAATTTATGAACGAATGTTGAAAGTGTATAAGGACTCTTCCCCTTCAATTAGTACAGTACAAAGATGGGTTGCTGAATTTAAACGTGGTCGTACAAGCCTAGCAGACGATCCACGTCAAGATCGTCCAAAAACAGTAACAGCCCCAGAAATCGTGGCAAAAATACAGGATATGGTATTGCAACATCGTCGAGTGACTGAAAGAGATTTAGTAGAAGCCCTAGGGATCTCATTGGGCAGTATAACCAATATCTTGACTGAAGTAttgggtttcaggaaactgtGTTCACAATGGGTCCGAATTCTCTAA